The Coffea arabica cultivar ET-39 chromosome 9c, Coffea Arabica ET-39 HiFi, whole genome shotgun sequence nucleotide sequence ATTATTCTAGCCCttcattcattttcttcaaGTTTTCCTCCCACCAAACAAATTGTTTCTAATTACCAGTATTAAATATTTGCATCGCATATTAATTTCTCGCTTAGGACAAGCACTAGCTATTAATAATACCTAGCCCTTgaacaaattttgtcttttaaTGTCTACCGCATTCACACCCCTAATTACATCTTAATTAAACATGGATTCAGATCATCACGTGACACTAATTAAGCTTCCATCGGCCCTTGGCATAATGCAgattccctttctttttttcatacAAATCAATACAAGTAACTAATTAATAAGTTTGCCCTGGGCTGCAGCTTATGGGTTATGGATGGGCTGGGATGATGAGGAGGTACCTCATTGAACCTGCGGAAATGTGGTGGCCTGCAAACCTGGCTCAAGTTTCTTTGTTTAGGTATGCTCGCCCTTAACTTCTCCCCATTTTGTTACAGAAATTTCAAGCTAACAAATAGCACTGTAGACTTCATCGTTGCCGCCTATATACTGTCGTAAACacatatataattttattttataccTATTAATCCTATAagttatagaaaaaaaaaaagaaaatattctcTAACACAATATAAGCTCCATTCGATTATCGGGATTCGGATAAAAACTCCATTCTTACAACAGGGCCCTCCACGAAAAGGAATCCAAAAAAGCAGGCATGACCAGGATGCAATTCTTCCTCATGTTTCTAGTAGCCAGCTTCGCCTACTACACCTTTCCAGGGTATCTGTTCCCGCTCCTAACATTCTTCTCGTGGACCTGCTGGCTGTGGCCTCGCAGCGTCACGGCCCACCAGGTTGGTTCAGGGTATCACGGACTCGGACTGGGTGCCTTCTCCCTGGACTGGGCGGGGATCGCGGCTTATCACGGCAGCCCACTAGTCACACCCTGGTCCTCCATCGTCAACATAGCCTTCGGATTCGTCTTCTTCATCTACGTCATATTCCCGCTGTGTTACTGGAAATATAACACCTTCGATGCCCACAAATTTCCCATCTTCTCCAATCAGCTCTTCACCTCCACCGGTCAAAAGTACGACGTGACCAAGATTTTGAACTCCCGGTTTGAACTCGACACTGCTGCCTTTGAAAAGTTTGGAAAGCTGTACATGGTCCCTCTCTATGCCATGTCACTTGGGTCGGGCTTTGCCCGAGTTTCATCGGTTTTCATGCACGTGGCGCTTTACAACGGCGGGTACGTACGTGCTTGCTTGCTTGTCATTAGCTTGGTTCATAGCGTGCTAGCATACTTGTAGTAGTAAGGTACATTTGCTGTCTTGGTCGgcactttctttttttcccctgaaAAAATGTAGTATTTTGCACAACAGCGATATATGGAAGCGATTTAGCTGGTCTACAAAGAAGATCAAACTAGACATCCATGCGAAGCTGATGAGAAATTACAAGGCAGTACCACGTTGGTGGTTCCTGGTGGTGTTAGTCATCAGCATTGGACTGTCACTCCTGGTTTGCTTTCTACTGAAACAAGACGTGCAGTTGCCGTGGTGGGGTTTCCTGCTTGCTGCTGGTTTGGCCTGGTTGCTCACCCTCCCGGTCGGAGTCATTCAAGCTACCACCAACCAGGTAAGGACTCAactaattaatttttaattatccaCTACTAATACAACCACATGCAGTCACACTTATTCCTTGTCCACATAAATTCATTATATATAAATGTGCAGCAACCTGGATATGACCTTGTTGCGCAGTTGATGATCGGCTATCTCCTACCTGGGAAACCGATTGCCAACTTGCTTTTCAAGATGTACGGCAAGACAAGTATCCTTCATgctctttctttcttgtctGACTTCAAACTTGGTCACTACATGAAAATTCCCCCAAGAAGCATGTTTACTGTACAGGTAAACCAATTCTTGATGGCTAGCTAACTGGCTTTTCCTTCCAGCTGAGTCTCCGTTTAATCATGTCATCATTTGATACACATTTGTGATTTCGTTTCTCTTCCAGCTGGTTGGTTCACTAGTTGCTAGTTTAGCCAACCTTGGAATGGGATGGTGGATGTTGGAGAGCATCCCCAACATCTGCGATGTGGAGGCGCTTCATCCGGACAGTCCATGGACGTGCCCCAAGTTTCGAGTGATGTTCGATACTACTGTAGTATGGGGTCTGATTGGACCCGAGCGGCTGTTTGGACCTCATGGTCTGTACAGGAACATGATATGGCTATTCCCACTGGGGGCCCTCTTACCAATACCTGTGTGGATTTTAAGCAGAAAGTTCCCGGACAAAAAATGGATTTCCCTAATCAACATCCCTCTTATAACTTGTGGCTTCACCGGAATTCCACCTGCAGCCCCAACCAACATTGCCAGCTGGATTGTCATGGGTTTGATCTTCAACCACTTTCTGTTCAAGTACCGGAAAGGATGGTGGCAGAAGTACAACTATGTTTTGTCTTCTGCTTTGGATGCAGGGACGGCTTTCATGGGGGTTCTGTTGTTTTTTGCTCTTCAGAATTCAGGCAAAAACTTGAAGTGGTGGGGAACTGAGCCAGACCACTGCCCTTT carries:
- the LOC113707739 gene encoding oligopeptide transporter 3-like yields the protein MAAPENVNAGGGGGPLPCAAVSRSEEEEGRCPVEEVALVVPETDDPTLPVLTFRAWFLGMTSCFILIFLNTFFSYRTQPLFISAILMQILTLPMGRLMAAALPTRSYSVGRWSSFSLNPGPFNVKEHVMVTILANCGAATGGFEAYSMGAITVMKTYYNLNLTFFAAFLIVVTTQLMGYGWAGMMRRYLIEPAEMWWPANLAQVSLFRALHEKESKKAGMTRMQFFLMFLVASFAYYTFPGYLFPLLTFFSWTCWLWPRSVTAHQVGSGYHGLGLGAFSLDWAGIAAYHGSPLVTPWSSIVNIAFGFVFFIYVIFPLCYWKYNTFDAHKFPIFSNQLFTSTGQKYDVTKILNSRFELDTAAFEKFGKLYMVPLYAMSLGSGFARVSSVFMHVALYNGGDIWKRFSWSTKKIKLDIHAKLMRNYKAVPRWWFLVVLVISIGLSLLVCFLLKQDVQLPWWGFLLAAGLAWLLTLPVGVIQATTNQQPGYDLVAQLMIGYLLPGKPIANLLFKMYGKTSILHALSFLSDFKLGHYMKIPPRSMFTVQLVGSLVASLANLGMGWWMLESIPNICDVEALHPDSPWTCPKFRVMFDTTVVWGLIGPERLFGPHGLYRNMIWLFPLGALLPIPVWILSRKFPDKKWISLINIPLITCGFTGIPPAAPTNIASWIVMGLIFNHFLFKYRKGWWQKYNYVLSSALDAGTAFMGVLLFFALQNSGKNLKWWGTEPDHCPLASCPTAPGITVAGCPVVK